The Flaviramulus sp. BrNp1-15 genome includes the window CTAAAAATGGTGCGTTGCCCATGAAGATTATAACAATAATGTGGCTTAAAGCTTTTAAAAACTTGTCTTAAAACTTTACTTTCTGGTTGAGTTAAATTTTGTGCATCTCTATTTAAATCTACTTCATTAGCATTTAATCGTGTATATGCTTCAGCACCATCTGGATTTAAAATAGGAATAACATATAATGTACAAGCGTCTAGAATGTGTTTTAATATACTATCCTCATCTAAGAGTGTATTAAAAAGATCGAATAAAGCTTTTGTTGTGGTAGATTCGTTTCCATGCATTTGAGACCACATTAGAATTCGTTTATTACCATGACCAATTTTTAATCCATAGATTGGTTTGTTTAAAACTGAAAATCCTATAGTTTCAACATTTACTTGTTCACCTAAATTATCTAATAAAGGCTCGATATGTTTATTGGTAATATACCTGTGAAACAACCCTGTTTCTTTAAAGCTTTTATATTGTAATTGAATGTCTTCTAATTGCATGTTGTTTTTTTAATGTTACAAATGTAAACATTTACTAATTTACAATTGTAAACAATAAAATACATCTATTTGTTTACAATATTATACAAGAATTAAAAGATTTACAACCTCTTAAGTAAACACAAATAATTAAAATTTTAATAACTTATTAAAGCGCAGTTTATCAGTAAATTATACACTATTAATTAAACTTATAATTTATATATTACAGATTATTTAACATTGAAAAAGCATCTGTTTAATGTTAAATTGTTACATTTGTAACATGAAATTACTCCAATAGGTATTTACAATGATAAACAGCGAAGATTTTATAAAAAGACTTCAAAAAATAATAGATTTCTATGGTGAATCCTCCTCTTCTTTTGCAGAAAAAATAGGTGTACAACGTTCTAGTATTTCGCACATTCTTTCCGGCAGAAATAAACCTAGTTTAGATTTTATCTTAAAAATTTTATCCGCATTTCCTGAAGTTGATTTGTATTGGTTATTTAATGGCAAGGGAGAATTCCCAACTAAGAATAATACCGAAGAGGTGAAAAAAGAAATTATACCTCCTATTGTAGAAACAGAAAAATTAGTTTCAGAAATTAAAAACGACAAAACTATCGAGCGTATCGTAATTTTCTATTCTGACGGAAGTTTTAAAAATTTCAATAATTAAAATTTTTCTTTAGTAGTTTTGCATTTCAATATTTAATTATGAGATTTCTTTACTTACTATCACTATTCATCCTTTTTGGCTGTTACCAAACAACTCGTAATTGTAAAGATTATAAAACTGGAGAGTTTTATAGCGAAGTTACTATAGATGGTGTTTTGTATAAATCTACTTTTAAAAGAACCGAAAACTTACAGGTTGAAGTTTATAACAATAAAATAGACTCTTCTCAATTACGATGGATAAACGATTGTGAAGTTGTTTTTAAAACTATCAACCCAAAGAATATGGCTGAACAAAAAGATATTCATTTAAAAATATTAACTACTACAGATTCTTCATACACTTATGAATATTCCTATGTAGGAGAAACAAAAAAACAAAAGGGTATTGCTTTTAAAAGCAACTAATCACTAATCAAAAGGATATAAAAAATATTCTACCAAATTGAATTTTAGCTGTTTG containing:
- a CDS encoding DNA topoisomerase IV; this translates as MRFLYLLSLFILFGCYQTTRNCKDYKTGEFYSEVTIDGVLYKSTFKRTENLQVEVYNNKIDSSQLRWINDCEVVFKTINPKNMAEQKDIHLKILTTTDSSYTYEYSYVGETKKQKGIAFKSN
- a CDS encoding helix-turn-helix domain-containing protein → MINSEDFIKRLQKIIDFYGESSSSFAEKIGVQRSSISHILSGRNKPSLDFILKILSAFPEVDLYWLFNGKGEFPTKNNTEEVKKEIIPPIVETEKLVSEIKNDKTIERIVIFYSDGSFKNFNN